From Cydia pomonella isolate Wapato2018A chromosome 26, ilCydPomo1, whole genome shotgun sequence, one genomic window encodes:
- the LOC133532192 gene encoding alpha-1,3-mannosyl-glycoprotein 2-beta-N-acetylglucosaminyltransferase-like isoform X1 produces the protein MNFYSNKFLVVGLVFLFIVSVMLFYNGNERPTVKESVKVEDIETRINKLEEMMDNQLTESGKLLQMVVEQIREKKEVPKVVVEVNYTQAPDVGKAESKNTILPVLVIACDRVTVKRCLDNLIKFRPSKEKFPIIVSQDCGHNATYQVIKSFADADPSITVVRQPDLSEIPLERTYIQYNGYYRIARHFKFALNHVFKTLGHEAVIIVEDDLDISLDFYEYFQGTYPLLLKDSSIWCVSAWNDNGKKQLVDLTRPELLHRTDVFPGLGWMLRADSWAEFEPKWPKGFFDAWLRDPENTGGRACIRPEISRTYTFGKAGVSGGLFFDKHLRHIVLNSEFVEFTKRDLSYLLNPDYDHNFTKYVYSLPESTAEEVMAGEAPAPSVRVTYSNLDKFRKAAQLLGLMDDFWVSCTERQREAECVRLTLLYWNHGGGSDGGRDACPLRPRHLL, from the exons atgaatttttattcaaataaattcCTTGTAGTAGGTttagttttcttatttattgTATCAGTTATGTTGTTTTACAATGGGAACGAGCGACCTACAGTGAAAGAAAGTGTCAAAGTAGAGGACATAGAAACTAGGATCAACAAATTGGAGGAAATGATGGACAATCAACTGACCGAGAGTGGTAAATTGTTGCAAATGGTCGTGGAGCAGATTAGGGAGAAAAAAGAGGTACCCAAGGTGGTGGTTGAAGTGAATTATACGCAGGCTCCTGACGTTGGGAAAGCTGAGTCTAAAA ATACAATACTACCGGTACTCGTGATAGCGTGTGACCGCGTCACCGTGAAGAGGTGCCTGGACAACCTTATCAAGTTCAGACCGAGTAAAGAGAAGTTCCCGATAATAGTCAGTCAG GACTGCGGCCACAACGCCACATACCAGGTCATCAAATCGTTCGCCGACGCCGACCCTTCTATCACCGTGGTACGCCAGCCCGACCTGTCGGAGATACCCCTCGAGCGTACCTACATCCAGTATAACGGCTACTATAGGATAGCGCGGCATTTCAAGTTCGCGCTGAACCATGTGTTCAAAACTTTGGGACATGAGGCTGTCATTATAGTTGAAG ATGATCTGGATATTTCGCTAGATTTCTACGAGTACTTCCAAGGCACATATCCTCTCTTACTCAAGGATTCTAGTATATG GTGCGTATCAGCGTGGAACGACAACGGCAAGAAGCAGCTAGTGGACCTAACGCGGCCCGAGCTCCTCCACCGCACAGACGTCTTCCCTGGACTCGGCTGGATGCTGCGAGCGGACTCCTGGGCCGAGTTCGAACCTAAATGGCCTAAAGG GTTCTTCGACGCTTGGCTCCGAGACCCTGAGAACACGGGGGGCCGCGCCTGCATCCGGCCGGAAATATCCAGGACTTATACATTTGGCAAG GCGGGCGTCAGTGGAGGCCTGTTTTTCGACAAGCATCTGCGCCACATCGTCCTCAACTCGGAATTTGTTGAATTCACCAAAAGGGATCtcagttatttattaaat CCAGATTACGACCACAACTTTACAAAATACGTGTACTCCCTCCCTGAGAGCACGGCGGAGGAGGTGATGGCGGGCGAAGCGCCTGCCCCCTCCGTCCGCGTCACCTACTCCAACCTTGATAAGTTTCGCAAGGCGGCGCAGCTGCTCGGCCTCATGGACGACTTCTGGGTGAGTTGTACTGAGAGACAGAGAGAGGCAGAGTGTGTGAGACTGACATTACTCTACTGGAACCACGGCGGAGGAAGTGATGGCGGGCGCGACGCCTGCCCCCTCCGTCCGCGTCACCTACTCTAA
- the LOC133532192 gene encoding alpha-1,3-mannosyl-glycoprotein 2-beta-N-acetylglucosaminyltransferase-like isoform X2: MNFYSNKFLVVGLVFLFIVSVMLFYNGNERPTVKESVKVEDIETRINKLEEMMDNQLTESGKLLQMVVEQIREKKEVPKVVVEVNYTQAPDVGKAESKNTILPVLVIACDRVTVKRCLDNLIKFRPSKEKFPIIVSQDCGHNATYQVIKSFADADPSITVVRQPDLSEIPLERTYIQYNGYYRIARHFKFALNHVFKTLGHEAVIIVEDDLDISLDFYEYFQGTYPLLLKDSSIWCVSAWNDNGKKQLVDLTRPELLHRTDVFPGLGWMLRADSWAEFEPKWPKGFFDAWLRDPENTGGRACIRPEISRTYTFGKAGVSGGLFFDKHLRHIVLNSEFVEFTKRDLSYLLNITTTTLQNTCTPSLRARRRR, from the exons atgaatttttattcaaataaattcCTTGTAGTAGGTttagttttcttatttattgTATCAGTTATGTTGTTTTACAATGGGAACGAGCGACCTACAGTGAAAGAAAGTGTCAAAGTAGAGGACATAGAAACTAGGATCAACAAATTGGAGGAAATGATGGACAATCAACTGACCGAGAGTGGTAAATTGTTGCAAATGGTCGTGGAGCAGATTAGGGAGAAAAAAGAGGTACCCAAGGTGGTGGTTGAAGTGAATTATACGCAGGCTCCTGACGTTGGGAAAGCTGAGTCTAAAA ATACAATACTACCGGTACTCGTGATAGCGTGTGACCGCGTCACCGTGAAGAGGTGCCTGGACAACCTTATCAAGTTCAGACCGAGTAAAGAGAAGTTCCCGATAATAGTCAGTCAG GACTGCGGCCACAACGCCACATACCAGGTCATCAAATCGTTCGCCGACGCCGACCCTTCTATCACCGTGGTACGCCAGCCCGACCTGTCGGAGATACCCCTCGAGCGTACCTACATCCAGTATAACGGCTACTATAGGATAGCGCGGCATTTCAAGTTCGCGCTGAACCATGTGTTCAAAACTTTGGGACATGAGGCTGTCATTATAGTTGAAG ATGATCTGGATATTTCGCTAGATTTCTACGAGTACTTCCAAGGCACATATCCTCTCTTACTCAAGGATTCTAGTATATG GTGCGTATCAGCGTGGAACGACAACGGCAAGAAGCAGCTAGTGGACCTAACGCGGCCCGAGCTCCTCCACCGCACAGACGTCTTCCCTGGACTCGGCTGGATGCTGCGAGCGGACTCCTGGGCCGAGTTCGAACCTAAATGGCCTAAAGG GTTCTTCGACGCTTGGCTCCGAGACCCTGAGAACACGGGGGGCCGCGCCTGCATCCGGCCGGAAATATCCAGGACTTATACATTTGGCAAG GCGGGCGTCAGTGGAGGCCTGTTTTTCGACAAGCATCTGCGCCACATCGTCCTCAACTCGGAATTTGTTGAATTCACCAAAAGGGATCtcagttatttattaaat ATTACGACCACAACTTTACAAAATACGTGTACTCCCTCCCTGAGAGCACGGCGGAGGAGGTGA